TCAAGTATTCCTCCATAAAATTAGCAGTAACACCATACGTAAACATCTTAAGTGCAATTGTAATATTTTGGAAGGAAGAAAAACTGAGCATTCTAGAACCATCTATTCCTTGGACAAAATAAGGTTTGTGAGCTTCCACTGTAGATTGAATACTGAGAAAAAGGGAATGAATCATCCAAAACctcatttgaaaataattataaggaTAGATTGGTGGTTTAGTAAATTAGTTGTGAAAAAGACTTTCCTGGCCTTGCAAGTGATCACACCTAATCAACATGCGTGCGTCATTGTTTAGAACGATCATGTGATGTTAATCCTTCTTCCATAAGTTTTATAATTATCAGAGTCGGACTCGATAATCGATAATAAGtattttgtgaaaaagaaagCGAGTCACATAGAGAGAAACAAGGATTAAATCGAACTTGTATCGAGTTGATTGAAAATTAGAAAGGAAATAGtcttatttatattgaaagaaTATGACCATTAAATAAGTGtctcataaaaaagaaaaatatttaaatggaataaagAAAGATTTATATAATTTGATGTATGATGCTTTTAGAAAGtgtataattaaaataaaataaaaaattcattagttaaattttagctaaagaatAGCTAATTCACTAAAATTACGCATCTAAAAATGAGTAATTAAAACTACTTCTTAGTcaaatattagtttttattttattttatttatatgtagTCAAATTTTAGTTAGTTCCCTTAAAATAACCTCACCATTAATGCCCCCACGATTTTTGCACTTTGTTCGCTACCTTTGGCGAGTTATTGTAGCCACGCCACTTCTTTTGTCGCCCATTTTATGTTCCCACCATCTCCTTCGCGTCGCGCGCTCTGTCGCTCCTCTCTCCTTCTCGCCTACTTCTTTCACTGCAAGAAATATCAAAACTTGCTTCTACCCATTGCGGGTCTTCGTCTCAACCAACGACCCACCTCTCAATCTCTCTCCGTTGTTGAAGCACAATCGGTGAGATTTCTCTGCCCTCCTCGAGTGCAAGAAGAAGGGCAATTTTCTGGCTCGTGGGATTGGGGCTTTTTAAGAAGATGTGgcaaaataggagaaaaaagtTTGGGACTTTTTGAGCAGGTGTGGGAAAAGATCGAAAGGAAGTTGCATTCCGATGGTTCTCCGTCTGATTTCTTCATAGAAAAGGTTCGGAATTAcccattttgtgttttatgtagTTGGACTAATTTGAAAGTCTGTTTTGTGTAATTGATGTTTGGGTTGTTTTTGTATGTGAAGGTTTTAGGAGACAAGATAACGAAGGAGCTGTGAAGAATCCAGGCAGAGCTCTGCACCACAAATCTCGTAagccttcttttttgtttgtttgttttgttttgtcacCAACAATCTATCCATAATACTTCAGAGGCCAAAATATCGCCAGAACAAGGCTTCGGGAACCTCTTACCTTTCTTAATCGTGCAAATTTTCTGTGGTTTACCTTGTTTTGTGAAtgaaattaccaaaaaaaaaaaaaaaaaatctcatttttatgGCCTGGATTTTACCTCGCCAGAACAGAGCTCTGCACCTTGGTTAGGGCTGCTGAAGGAGGCAGTGTATTTGTTACTCTGAAAAGAAAGGGCACTTCAGCCCTTGTAGAGATTATTGGTGATGATACAATTTCTTAACGATTTCTAATGGTGCAgagatttctcagaaaattatTGTTGGTGCTTAATGATTTTAGTTAAATTATTGGGGAATAGGAAATGATTACCAATTTTGGAGGAACTAATTTCTGGGATGCTCTGTTAGTGTTGATTGATCACACTAGCATTTCAAAGCTTACCTAGATGTACAAATCACCAGTAAGTTTGTTCCAATATTGTGTAAAACAGTAAGTTAGAATAAAGTCAGAGGGGATTGTACAGAGAAAAGGGTACAATGTAGAAGGAAGGCACCAAGCACAAGCAATACAAGAGCATTGGGCAAAGGTAGGAATGAACTGAAAAACCATATACTGCTAGTTTGGGTAGATGTTTGCTGCATAATGCTCCAAAGTTAATGTTTATACAAGCCATTTCAATGTTTTGGGATGTTAGGATTCAAGAAAAGCAAATTTTAATGCGGAAGTGTGATATCCAAAATCTTTGTTTCAAATTAGATATTCTGTATGGAATGGATATTGGTGTCACAGCTCGCTTTCTAATGTGGAAAGTACTAAGTGATAAATGATAATGATAGCGATATGCTAAAGTGCTACTATGGTATGTATGCGTGTTTGTGTCTCCGTGGAGAGGtgtatgctttttttttcttttttttttttttttctgttgagTATTGGTTTATGGAACGTTGCTTATGCTTATTTTGGACCTCTGTTTATAACTTGTTAGTGCTAGAatcactttttttgtttgtttgtttgtttttcctcCAATTGCAACCATTGGAGAAAAAGAGAACCGACTGAAAATAAGAAAACCCAAATGAAGCTCAGCGATACTGCTTTCCTATGTTGTATGTTAAGCCACACTCTTAGCACAGTGGAAGTAGAAATACATTTGTAAGTTACTTGTTCAATTAAAAGGCATTGTCAAAGTGCTGAAAGTTCAGCATTGCTAAAGCTCCTCTGGAATTATCATATCTTCACTGCAACATTGTATCCCCGATCTCATCTTAGCTCCATCTTTATATCTTTATGTTAAGCCACACCCAAATGTATTTTGTATTCCATCTTAGCTCcatctttatatcttttaagTACATTGTGATGTTGGTGTTGATTTTTATGTTGCTTCATGTCTCTGCTCTAAATGCAAGatcaatattattaaaattccTTCAACAGAATCTTTATTCAGTGAGTAAGCTAATGTTGATTTTAGGAATTGATTCTAGAACTCACCAAGCCACCTACTTCACCATTCTTTTAAATGACAGGGACCTTTTCATGGAACCTGCAAATGAAATGTGTCAACAAGAGCCTCTACCCCAAGTTGAGGTTGAACCCATTGTTAAGAAATCACAACGGGGTGGCAACTTCAATGTGTACGAAGACAATTTGCTTGTGACGGCGTggattaatattaatattaccTTGAATGTGGTGCAAGGAAATGAGCAAAAACACAAGAAATACTGGAATAGAATTTGGGAATACTTTCACGAGCACAAGACCTTTACATCTGAACGTTCTCCGAACTCATTAATGAATCGATGGTCAACGATTCAACTTGCGGTAATTAAATTTTGTGGTTATTTAGCCCAAGTTGAATCAGAGCAACCAAGTGGTGTGACCGAGCAAGACAAGGTATGTTCTAATTATGAgacttcatttttttgtttgggttatgTGCTATTTATTCCAAAGGATTTTAATTACTttctatttgttaatttttcagATTTGCAAGGCAAAGCTTATGTATCATGAATTCCAATCAACAACATTCCACTTTGAACATTGTTGGAATGTGTTGAGGTTTCATCCAAAATGGATGGCGCATATGCAAAGTGCCAAACTGAGGAAAAGATCAGTTTTGACTTCTTCTCCCTGTACTCCGGATCCGATAAATCAAGGGGAAGACGAGGTCCCGCATGAAACGTTTGTAGACTTGGAGCAACCAATAGGCTGGAAAGccgaaaatgaaaaacaaaaaaagaaggaaagaacgAATTCGGATGTTACTGTAATACTAAATGAGATAACCGaagacaagaaaaagaaaacaaaacgtTTTGTGGAAGCACCTGATCAAGAAAAAGAGATGCTTCATCTTACGCAAGAGGACATGCACAATAAGCCAGAAACGCTTCGATTGGAACAAGCGAGAGAAGAAGAATTTTGTAATTGGACTCCAGATCCGGATCCGATAAATCAAGGGGAAGAAGAGGTCTCACATGAAACTTTTGTAGACTTGGAGCAACCAATAGGCCGGAAAACCAAAAAGGACAAacgaaagagaaaagaaataatagatTCGGATGTTATTGTGATCCTACATGAGATAACGgaagacaagaagaagaaaacaaaactttttgAGGAAGCACGTGATCAAGAGAAAGAGATGCTTCGTCTCATGCAAGAGGATGTGCGCATTAAACAAGAGAAAGTGCATATTAAGCGAGAGGAAGTGCGCATTAAGCGAGAAATGCTTCGGTTGGAACaagcaagagaagaagaaagaattatGATGTTAGATACAAGTGGCATGTCTGAAATgcaaaaagaatattttgatcAACGAAAAATGGAAATCCTTGAAAAATCGAAGTAGAAGTAAATAGTGTATTTTGAGCtgcaatatcttttattttatcatgTCTCAACTCaattcattaattaaattacattatctttaattttaagCCCACTTTCACTCATTGAATTGTATGGTTGTGACATTTATTTTAACATTGACATTGCTACTTGGGGAACTTTTGATTGTGAGTCTGAAAATTTTGATTACATGCTTTTGaagatttattgtttttaaacttttgaagaaGTGTTATACTCGATGACTATTACAAGTTGGCATAAGCCTTGATTGTCAGCTTATTTTACTGtcccaaaaacaaaatggagaaaacaaaataaaacaagataaaattcaaGTACAATGACTATTACGAGTTGGAATAAAGAGTAAATTAAGtaagaagaaaattaatttaaatagagtagagagagagatttatggtctgtttgggattgcgtttgggtggcctaaaaatgcttttaacactaaaaaagtccgtttaaataaaaaagtattcgtttggtaaaaaaattaaaaacgcttttaagggtccaaaaagcttaaaaatggagCTTTgccaaaaagctctttttgatttaaaagttttatttctcaaactcaatcccaaacaagctcttagaAAATTTGATGGGATGATGTTTTTGAAAAGTACTGGATATAAAATGGAAGATGTGAAtttttttagtcaaattttagctaaagaaAAACTAGAATTTGTTGACTTCAAAAGTTGTTTAGCAGCTCAATTGTCTAGAGAACCAGATTAATTTCAGACTCTCAAATGGTTCTTTTCTTGTGTATAAAAGTGCCTGGATGCATGGCTGCATTTCCCTTTTCAAACTCAGTAGTGCAGAATCAGCAGACTCCCAAAAGGCAAAAACCTATTGAGAGAGGGAGACGCACAAAACATAAAGCTACTGTTATCTGCTGCATCTACTAATATCATAGAATAACAAGGGGAACAAAATGCAAGTAGCTGATGCTCCCAAAGCATTCTTTCCAGCACCAACAAAACAGAAAGTATACTTCGTTGCTGTATCAGGAAAACTCAGTCAGCTCAAACGCTCGAGAAACCCCATGAACTACAAACTTCTCAGAAGAGAAAAGATCCGGCGCCGCAATCTCCACTCCATTAAAGATCAATCCTTTCTTAAAATTAACTTCAAGATCCTGACCAGGAGCCAGTGTCCTTAGCAATGTTCTAACAGGCAATGAAGTGAGTTCCTTGTACGTAAGCCTGCGAGGCAGTATGTGAAATCTAACAATCTTATCAAGCAATACTGAAGAAGAAGCTACGACAGCCAAATTTGGAGGAGCAAAGATGGTGGCTGTATTCAAGCTCGCTTGATCTTCAAGAATCCCATCAAGAACAGAACGCAAACTGATTGCGAAAGAAACAAACCCGTATGAGCTAAGCAACTGAATGATTCGGCTCCATTCTACAATGTTATTGGGTTCAAGAAAATCTGAAACCAAAGTAGAATTGTTGTCACAGATTGgtgacttgatgaaattcaatggAGAAAATGGCCCAAGAACTCCATGAACTGCGATTGGTCCTTCAAGAAAGACATCTGGGTGTGAGACCAAGACATTGTTAATCTCAATCTGGCTTTGTCTTGCATCAATCTTAGTGATTgcaatcttcttcttccgatGAAGGGTTGGGAAGCAACTTCCTTGAGGTTTCTTTAGGAGATCATTCATGGAAAGCTTGGAAGGAGTGGTGTGGTATTGGAGGAGATCCTCCAAGAGCAATGGAGGAATAGAGAGATAGGAGATGGCTGAGTCGTTGATGACAAAGATGGTTGAGTTtggagaagaaaggaaaagttCAGGGGAGAGTTGAAGGAGGGTGGCCATGGTGTGGAACCCGGCACGCCTGAGAGCTCTGGACACGTTGAGTTGTAGGCCACGGGCGACGGGTTTGGTTGCTGGGATTGCATTCTTGTGATTTGAACGCAATGCTGTGGATATTGCTATGAAGGCCAACAATAGAGAGATGATGGAGTAGACTGATGCATGCCACCAATGTTTACAACAAGAAGCCATCAATGTGCAGTAGGAAGTATTATGATctttgaaagagagagagagagagtgcaaaTTACAGAAAAAGATTGAAGAATTCTCcttagagagagagggagtacAAGTTACAGAAAAAAGATGGAAGAATTCTCCTTCTTGAGGTTTATGAGTTTGTTTCATGGGAGGGAAAAAGAGAACCGTTGGCTGCTGTGGAACTTACGCAAATtaagttaaaaggaaaaagtaaaaaataaaaatgctaaattAGCCATTGTGATTTTTGATCTTTGACAAATATTAACTCCCTAAGGTAATCCTTGACGACAAATAACTTCCTATATTAAACTTTCGTTTGAAATTATGATGGATACGGCTAATGTGCTCTTTTTACCacgaaaaaatatataaaaaaatattcaaacaaGAAGctagaaacaaaagaaaagaaaaaagaaaaaacaagagttGGGTGTAGTCGGGCACTCATATTCGACATAAATAATATTGGATAGCCGACCACCCGAAGGCTATGGGGGCGGCAACCCCACCCTacctccttttattttattttatatcttatatatatatttttttcaataaaaaatgtCTTGTCTTATCCATGGCATTTTGCCACTAGCTCATCATAAGGGATATATGTCTATTCTTTTTTAAGATTAACTACTATTTCAGTACTTCTGGTTTGCAGCAAAATTAAATAGCAacttgaattttcaaaaatatcataaatgatATTTATGGTACGCCAATAAATCCACTTGGTATCTATGTCAAAAttccgttaaattttttaaccaaacgTCATGTTACCCTTACACGTGAAaattctcaataaaaaaaaaaaaaagaaaaggaaattgaaaaaaCCTGCATACTgcctaaagaaaaaacaaaagaaaaacatcaaAGAAAAGCCATCGTGTTCTCTCCATTCTCCTCTCCCCCAACCCCCTAGGTTTTTACAGACCCAAATACCATCTTCGCCATCCCTACCTCAACGCCATCGCCGTCCCTCTCAACGCTGTTGCCGTCCACTCCTCAACACGCCGTTGACATGCAGGAGATGGATATGAAAATTGCTTTTCCTTCGACCATCCCTTTCATCAATAGCTCTACAACTACATCAAGCCGCAAGCCTTGATGCGTGAACCTGTTGAACCCATAAAACAGGGTTCTTTTCATGTGGATGTGCTTGAGCCTGCTGCAGAAGGAACGGAAATCGCTAAAACTCTAGAATCCGAGTTTCACAAGTTTGGGAATGGGAATGGGATGTCTAACTTGCTACATAGGCTAAGGATTGATGATAAATGAAATTATGTAGCTCAAAATCCTTAATGATTTGCCAATATCCTTAATGATTTGCAGTGATATGAAAATCACTTGATGTTGGTTCGTTTTGTTGGAGTTGCCAGAGAAGGAATgttgtctttctttttgttcctACCATTCTAGTTATACCATAAAATGAATGTAACAGTAATGGCTTATATTATCCCTACATGAATTCAGAGGGAAAAGCTAATATGGTTCTTGTAACTTAACACTGTCGCCGTCGCCGTCCCTCTCTGAGGAATACCGGTGGCTAAGGAAGACCAACAACGGCGAGAGGGACAGCGACGGCGTTTAGAGGGACGGCGACGGCATTGAGGGAGGGGTGGAGAAGATGGTATTTGAGTCTGCAAAGACCTAGGAGGTTGGGGGAGAGGAGAATGGAGAGAACACGATGGATTTTTGTTGATGTTTTTTTTAGGCAGAAGgcaggttttttaatttttttaggatttaaaaaaaaaaatgacgtgtCACCCAAAAACCTAGCCATGCCAAGTGGCAATCACGTGTAAGGGTGACATGACGttccattaaaaaatttaaccgaaTCTTGATTGAGGTACCAAGTGAGTTTATTGGCTTACCACATGTACCATTTGcgatattttaaaaaactgaTATAGACCAGAAGGCTTGGAAGTATATGAGGAAGACCCGAACAAATGATAGTGTGAAGAAACCACAAAAGATGGTGACGCGATCCCAGACTCGCGCTGTAGCAGAGGACCGAAGGGTCTGGTACTACACTCGATCCCCCCTTTgactgcgatcaagcgcacgatcgagcgcaccttctCTAGTACTGCGCTCGATTCCCTCCTGTGACTACGAAgtctacgatcgagtgcacgatcgagcgcacatggtctggtactgcgctcgatacCACCTGtgactgcgctcgagcgcactattGAGCACACACGGAGGACgttatgttattttttacattttattggtttaaacggactttatttcattgttttattaggattagggttttaggAGTCTATATTTCACGTTTTAGTAGATTTAAGAGTCTTGGGGCTATatatacatgcttatagcctctagaaagTTAGACTTTGCTTATTATTTCAGTTTTCTCTAATAAGAATCTTTAGAGTTTTTTCCAGTTTTTTCCTTTAATCTATAGATAGACTCTATGTTTGGAAAATAATTCTCAaatctttgatagactcaagatctaagaattatttatctttctttcttgtacTGTTTTATTTGCTTTCCACCTAGTCAATTTGCATAAAAAGCTCACGTGGCTATTTGATTTTAGTGCAAACTACTAATATTGGAAtagtatttaactttttttatttatttatttttattggtaaTAAATGATGATGTGATATTGACCGTTTTTGTcggaatttaaaatgaaaagttcaATATAAGAAATTCTATCACCGAGAAGTAAGTTAGTTTAAAGAGCTTTGTATCAAACCCCAAAAattgatttaacatttttctcaaaagttgacaTGTTACTTGGAGTTTGGCTTGGGGCACGGTGAGGAATGAGTTCTTGGACCGTCTAATTGGCTCTTGGGCATAGAAGCCTGGTGGGTTGTAAAAGTTCGATCCTCTTCAATAATGGACAAAGAttctccattttaaatgaaatggatagCATTAATCTTATGGctattatttaaaatagatGTATTTAACCGGCTGATTCTACtttatttaagatttttttaaaatatgccAACGTTGACTTCACATACACTATTAGATGCACAACTTTAAATTTTAAGTtaggagaaaatacattttattccCTGAACTATTaattcatttgcacttttaacctaaatatttaaaaagtgacactttatccCTCAAAGTATCTGATATTGACACTTGATCTCATGCAGACTATgcagtacactttacccccttaagtattttgagttgacattTTACTTTCGAAGTAACCAAGTTTTGGAGGGCAAAGTGTCAACTTAGGAGGATAAAATGTTAATTCAAAATACTTCGGGtggtaaagtgtacttcatgaGGATTAAGTGtcaatatcaaatattttagagaataaagtgtcactttttaaatattggaattaaaagtataaataagtAGATATCATCTTCCCTTAAATTATGTTATCAGCAACATTTATTGGTTTATGGCAAGCTCTACGCTTCATAGCTCTCAAATTATACAGTGGAGGTGCATGAAAAGAAATTGTCAAGTCAGAAGTCCAAGAAAATCTGGAACCTTCACAACTAGCACTGTGCATCATTTCCAAGCGTGTCTGCCATTCTCGAAACACATGTTGTATTTCCAGACTTGCATGAGATCGCCAAGATGCAATTAGAAACAcaaaagctttttcttttttttagatgaatgagAATTTACATCAGAAAAGCTCAAGATTTACAGAccaagaaaatacaaacaacaaaatcaacaactGGACTTCACAATCGCCAGAATCCTTGTCAGTAAATTCCATCATCTGCATAATTCCACATTTACCTTTGTCAAAATAAATCTTCCTTTGGCCATAATCCTCTAATCTTGTTGATTCCCATTTTAAGATCATTTTTGTTTGCTTCCAAACATTATACACTACCGCATAAGTTTACTTTCAACCCTCGACCCTTCAGCTCTCTTACTCCCCCATTCGATAATGTCTTACCAATTTGTATATGAATCAGCaattaagcttttgctaaaaatcTCTTCCCATATCCTCCTACTAAAGCCACATTGAAAGAAAATATGTTCTCAACTTGCACAGAAAACATACAACACATCCCCTGTATATCCCCATTTCGCCAACTTCTCCCCTGTTCAAAGGGCTACCTCAACAGCCAGCCAATAAAATGAATAGGGAACCATATCATCTTCCACCATTTAACATGCAGGAGTTTGAATCAAATAGTTTCCCAAGTTTCAAAACATGAATATTTACCCTTCTTCGAACTATTCCAGATTGGTTGATCAGAGTCACTAATACTCACCTCACGCAACTGACTTTGAATTCTTACCAAATCATCTAACCTTTCCAGTCGCCAACACAGACTTTCTCTTGCAAACCAGATGACAATTTTTCTCCCACTTCACTACCAGCATCGTACACAATTCTATGCCCATATTTTTCATAAAGCACTCCATCCAGGTGCCACCAATCAAGCTACATGTAGATGCTACTCCCATCTCCAACTCTGAATTGTATGACTTTCCTAGCTAAGTCACggaacttcaaaaattttctccaactccatGAACATAGCTGCAGAACTTTACTTGCTAAAAGCTCCTACCCTTTAACAAATCTTCCTTCACCCATGCAAAACCCACAATGAACCTGCCTTAGCAAATAAATTTCAAACACGACTTAAAATTGCAGCTTTTCTTTTGCACAAATCATTGAAAAAGCCTTTTGGAACACCTTCCTATTGGTAATATTTTGCAAACTGCAGAAACCGAATTTGTGCAACTGAAACAACATGCAATAGTCAAATATTTCAGATGGACAACCAACTCAGCAAACAACAATTGACTTCAAAATTACCTATTTATTAACATTTGACATATTGTTAAACCACGTCATCAAAGAACCAGCACAGCAGGAACCCAAAGAACCAAAGGAGGAATTGCAAGATATGGCAAAGTGCTTGAATGAAACCATAATGTTGTCATGGAGGTTGGAAAGAACAAAAACTTGATCTCCTACACAGAGATTGGAACAAAAATGGTGTCTTCTTAGATGCAGACCCAAATTATGAAGCACACCAAGAAGGATGAAACtagaagtaaaacaaaaatacttcattcATTGAATCCCATATTTCTTACAACAGCTCTATACATATTCACATTCAATAAACTCACTAAGATTCACCTTCTCACTAAATCTCCTTCCATTTTCATGTGTCACTGAAATTCATTTTCATATTAATGCTAACATCATGAGCAATTCACTAAgccaaatcaagaaaaaaaaaaacaaagacacgTATCAAACAACatttacaaatcaaatcaacataGAGAACACCAACCAAACCAAGAATGAATCAACAAATCAATTAGACGTCCTAGTTCTCATCACAATCCTTGTCATTCTCAATCCAATCAAACTAACATTCGCCGCGCCAACAAATCTCGAACGCCTAAACAAACCCACAATCTCCCTGACCTCCTCATCCCCACACTCCTCCACAGCCACCACGCACACCCCATTATCCCTCACCGTCCTCTCCATCTCGGAAACAAACCTCGCCGGAAACAAAGCCTCCTCCAAATGCCCAGAGTACACCAGATCAAACACGCCATCGAAGAACGGCAAATCATGCGGATCGGCCCGGCTCACCAGAGGCAGCGAGTCAACCAACTCAACGCCCGTGACATCCGAAACGCCGAGCTGGGACAGCGCCATGACCTCGTGGCCGGCCCCGGCGGAGACGCAGAGGACTTTGGAGTGGTTGTGAAGAAGACCCAGATGGCGGATCGAGGAGAAGAAGCGGGAGAAGGAAGATAATTGGGATTTCCAGGCCTTGGAGGACCATAGGCGACGGTTCTTCTTGTCGATGGAGAGGAGCTCGCGTGGCGAGTACTCGCAGGAGGACTTGGGGAATTTGAGGTGGGGTTTGGGAGGAGAGTCTTGGGGTACGCAGGTTTGTGGGGTTtgaaggaagaggaggaggagggtgaGGCTGGCTATGGTGACTGAGACAAAGGAGAGCCTCCGGAGGAAGATTTCGATGTGCCTCTCCATTTTCACCGGGGGAGACCGGATGCTTTGGTTCATTGTTGGCGAGGCAAAAGAGATGGCTTGCATAAAGCTTAAAGCTTTGCTTGGTTATTGTGGTTTAAAATCATCAAGTGTTTTtacccaatttttaaaattttcatgtgccccccactttttttttttttaattaattaattaattattttttattttttataaatatgtaagaaacaccatttttttttttgcacttttaataaaatatcattcaaattattttataaatatgttagtattttaataaattacatatttttcttACCATGttgttaaataatatatatatatatatatagaggagtGACAATTTATATTTGCACGTTCAGAACATGTTGAAACATTAGTATAAAACTATTTATGTCAACCTTAACtcatttcatttaattaaataagtaagACTCATTAATCCTAATATATTAATgagaaatgcttggcttcattaaaaaattaatcttttgtcTATTTTAATCCTAAGTAGCATGGCTCATTttgaaattaatagattttaaacgataaattaatagattttctGAAAAATGGGTCATGTcacctaggattaaaatggccaaaagataaactttttaatgaagccaagcatttGTCTATATTAGTTTCGTGTTAAATTTGTACCCAATTTACGAGTCGTGTTAAAAACTTTCAGCCATTAAGTAACAGGTTTAGTCAACATTTCTTATTTACATATgagataaattaaatttagggttaaataccttattgcCCCATGTggtttaatttccttttttttttttggccttctATGGcttactttttatcacaggaagtaTCTCTAGTTTGCTTAAAGACAGAGATGGTACTTCCattaaaatttcgtccaaaatttgatggaacACCACATCTGCATCAATAAGAAACTGACACGTGtccttataattaatttaaaaaatataatttttttaaaaaaattaaaaacattaaaaattatatatatatttttttattttttaaaaacagttTGGGCCCCATtttggggtggctttggccatcAGGCCACCCACAACTTGCCACCCCCACGCCCAGTTGGGGGTGGCAGGAGCCAAAATGGATGGCCGAGCACCCCCTTTGcctccttgggggtggccaagtcACCCCCAAATGGCTGGTTTGGGGAATATGATcctttttagttaaaataaactagagaataTTCAATTTGTTATAGTGGatgtgtatttttgtcttttcaatttttgaggaacaaaaataccctttaatTATAACTACTGAATATTTTCCTTGGGGGCTCGATCACTCCCACGGTC
This window of the Corylus avellana chromosome ca5, CavTom2PMs-1.0 genome carries:
- the LOC132181331 gene encoding glutathione S-transferase T2-like; amino-acid sequence: MEPANEMCQQEPLPQVEVEPIVKKSQRGGNFNVYEDNLLVTAWININITLNVVQGNEQKHKKYWNRIWEYFHEHKTFTSERSPNSLMNRWSTIQLAVIKFCGYLAQVESEQPSGVTEQDKICKAKLMYHEFQSTTFHFEHCWNVLRFHPKWMAHMQSAKLRKRSVLTSSPCTPDPINQGEDEVPHETFVDLEQPIGWKAENEKQKKKERTNSDVTVILNEITEDKKKKTKRFVEAPDQEKEMLHLTQEDMHNKPETLRLEQAREEEFCNWTPDPDPINQGEEEVSHETFVDLEQPIGRKTKKDKRKRKEIIDSDVIVILHEITEDKKKKTKLFEEARDQEKEMLRLMQEDVRIKQEKVHIKREEVRIKREMLRLEQAREEERIMMLDTSGMSEMQKEYFDQRKMEILEKSK
- the LOC132181667 gene encoding fasciclin-like arabinogalactan protein 21 translates to MASCCKHWWHASVYSIISLLLAFIAISTALRSNHKNAIPATKPVARGLQLNVSRALRRAGFHTMATLLQLSPELFLSSPNSTIFVINDSAISYLSIPPLLLEDLLQYHTTPSKLSMNDLLKKPQGSCFPTLHRKKKIAITKIDARQSQIEINNVLVSHPDVFLEGPIAVHGVLGPFSPLNFIKSPICDNNSTLVSDFLEPNNIVEWSRIIQLLSSYGFVSFAISLRSVLDGILEDQASLNTATIFAPPNLAVVASSSVLLDKIVRFHILPRRLTYKELTSLPVRTLLRTLAPGQDLEVNFKKGLIFNGVEIAAPDLFSSEKFVVHGVSRAFELTEFS
- the LOC132180988 gene encoding uncharacterized protein LOC132180988 is translated as MQAISFASPTMNQSIRSPPVKMERHIEIFLRRLSFVSVTIASLTLLLLFLQTPQTCVPQDSPPKPHLKFPKSSCEYSPRELLSIDKKNRRLWSSKAWKSQLSSFSRFFSSIRHLGLLHNHSKVLCVSAGAGHEVMALSQLGVSDVTGVELVDSLPLVSRADPHDLPFFDGVFDLVYSGHLEEALFPARFVSEMERTVRDNGVCVVAVEECGDEEVREIVGLFRRSRFVGAANVSLIGLRMTRIVMRTRTSN